One genomic window of Brevundimonas vesicularis includes the following:
- a CDS encoding vWA domain-containing protein, with protein sequence MSRIIRIAALSVLSLSFAAPPVAVPSVALAKPLDGEPTPAACRPLGFELAPPPPAFVATPPPPPPVNVPPTRKADRVPYGAPPPPPPPPPPPPPPAPPAPPPPAAMAGNVVVTGSRVSAIMPAPAPVDTERYPDATPNPVKRTSDQPVSTFSIDVDTASYSNVKRFIDEGRAPPKDAVRVEELINAFDYDYARPTSQTRPFAITTAVAASPWADGRQIVHIGLQGYELPAGEQRPLNLTFLVDVSGSMRSPDKLDLAKKAMNLAIDRLRPQDTLAVTYYAEGAGTTLQPTKGDEKLKMRCAVASLKASGGTAGATGMTNAYDQAQANFARDKVNRILMFTDGDFNVGVTDNKRLEDYVSDKRGTGIYLSVYGFGRGNYQDARMQTIAQAGNGVAAYVGNLRDARRLFGPAFDKGAFPIADDVKIQVEFNPARVAEWRLIGYETRLLNEEDFNNDQVDAGEVGSGASVTALYEITPVGGPTQVPERRYPDNRIGVGGGDPNGEIGFIQVRYKQPGQSRSDLIQQPLNNRAGEPVSAQPPEATRWAIAVAGFGQKLRGDPWMTADYGWDRIIDQAQGARGEDPYGDRAEFVQLVRAAQGLPPMRTP encoded by the coding sequence ATGTCACGCATCATCAGGATCGCGGCTCTGTCCGTTCTGAGCCTGTCGTTCGCCGCGCCGCCGGTCGCCGTGCCGAGCGTCGCCCTGGCCAAGCCGCTGGATGGCGAGCCGACGCCGGCGGCGTGCCGACCGTTGGGGTTCGAGCTGGCGCCGCCGCCACCTGCTTTCGTGGCCACGCCGCCACCTCCCCCGCCCGTGAACGTCCCCCCGACCCGAAAGGCGGATCGCGTTCCGTATGGCGCGCCCCCGCCCCCGCCCCCGCCCCCTCCTCCACCGCCGCCGCCAGCGCCTCCTGCGCCGCCTCCCCCTGCAGCGATGGCGGGGAATGTGGTCGTTACCGGCTCTCGGGTTTCGGCCATCATGCCGGCGCCCGCGCCGGTCGACACCGAGCGCTATCCCGACGCGACGCCCAATCCGGTGAAGCGGACCAGCGATCAGCCGGTCTCGACCTTCTCCATCGATGTGGACACGGCGTCCTATTCGAACGTGAAGCGCTTTATCGACGAGGGTCGTGCGCCGCCCAAGGATGCGGTGCGGGTCGAGGAGCTGATCAACGCCTTCGACTATGACTATGCCCGGCCGACCAGCCAGACCCGGCCCTTCGCCATCACCACGGCGGTCGCGGCCTCGCCCTGGGCTGACGGGCGTCAGATCGTGCACATCGGCCTGCAAGGTTATGAACTGCCGGCGGGCGAGCAGCGTCCGCTGAATCTGACCTTCCTGGTCGACGTCTCCGGCTCGATGCGCAGTCCCGACAAGCTGGACCTGGCCAAGAAGGCGATGAACCTGGCGATCGACCGGCTGAGGCCACAGGACACCTTGGCGGTGACCTATTATGCGGAAGGCGCGGGCACGACCTTGCAGCCTACGAAGGGCGACGAAAAGCTGAAGATGCGCTGCGCGGTCGCCAGCCTGAAGGCCTCAGGCGGCACGGCCGGGGCGACCGGCATGACTAACGCCTATGACCAGGCCCAGGCGAACTTCGCCCGCGACAAGGTCAACCGCATCCTGATGTTCACTGACGGCGACTTCAATGTCGGTGTGACCGACAACAAGCGGTTGGAGGACTATGTCTCCGACAAGCGCGGGACAGGCATCTATTTGTCGGTCTATGGCTTCGGGCGCGGCAACTATCAGGACGCGCGGATGCAGACCATCGCCCAGGCGGGCAATGGGGTCGCGGCCTATGTCGGGAACCTGAGGGATGCGCGTCGGCTGTTCGGGCCGGCCTTCGACAAGGGGGCCTTCCCCATCGCCGACGACGTCAAGATCCAGGTCGAGTTCAATCCCGCCCGCGTCGCCGAATGGCGGCTGATCGGCTATGAGACCCGGCTGTTGAACGAGGAAGACTTCAACAACGATCAGGTCGATGCAGGCGAGGTCGGATCCGGCGCCAGCGTCACGGCCCTGTACGAGATCACCCCCGTCGGCGGCCCGACCCAGGTTCCCGAAAGGCGCTATCCCGACAACCGTATTGGGGTCGGCGGCGGCGATCCGAACGGCGAGATCGGCTTTATCCAGGTGCGCTACAAACAGCCGGGCCAGAGCCGCTCGGACCTGATCCAGCAGCCGCTGAACAACCGCGCGGGCGAGCCGGTCAGCGCCCAGCCGCCCGAGGCCACGCGCTGGGCCATCGCGGTCGCCGGCTTCGGTCAGAAGCTGCGGGGCGATCCGTGGATGACGGCCGACTATGGCTGGGACCGGATCATCGATCAGGCGCAGGGGGCCAGGGGCGAAGATCCCTATGGCGACCGGGCCGAGTTCGTTCAGCTGGTGCGGGCGGCACAAGGCCTTCCCCCTATGCGGACGCCCTGA